Proteins encoded by one window of Deinococcus yavapaiensis KR-236:
- a CDS encoding queuosine precursor transporter: MSRNFTSKNLQYFDFIMGAFAVTLVISNVASTKVATLNLGALKPVFDGGTFLFPLTYIFGDVLTEVYGFKRARRVIWFGLAMNLLASLTFALVGWLPTDPSSPTKGAFETVLGFVPQIVLASTLAFFVGEFLNSTVLAKLKVATNGKWLWTRTIGSTLIGQAADTLTFTLIAFGIGANALPASVLWSIIAFNYAYKVGLEILLTPLTYLVVNFLKRAEQEDHFDRGTKFNPFGLSVER; this comes from the coding sequence ATGTCACGCAACTTCACGTCGAAAAACCTCCAGTACTTCGACTTCATCATGGGCGCGTTCGCCGTGACGCTCGTCATCTCGAACGTCGCGTCCACGAAAGTCGCCACTTTGAACCTCGGGGCTCTCAAGCCGGTGTTCGACGGGGGCACGTTCCTCTTTCCCCTCACGTACATCTTCGGCGACGTCCTCACCGAGGTGTACGGCTTCAAGCGCGCGCGGCGCGTGATCTGGTTCGGCCTCGCCATGAACTTGCTGGCGAGTCTCACCTTCGCCCTCGTCGGCTGGCTTCCCACCGACCCGAGCAGCCCCACGAAAGGCGCGTTCGAGACCGTCCTCGGCTTCGTGCCGCAGATCGTCCTCGCGAGCACCCTCGCGTTCTTCGTCGGCGAGTTCCTGAATTCCACGGTGCTCGCCAAACTCAAGGTCGCCACGAACGGCAAGTGGCTGTGGACGCGCACGATCGGCTCGACGTTGATCGGACAGGCCGCGGATACGCTCACCTTCACCCTCATCGCGTTCGGAATCGGTGCGAACGCCCTCCCGGCGAGCGTCTTGTGGAGCATCATCGCGTTCAACTACGCGTACAAAGTCGGACTGGAAATTCTCCTGACGCCCTTGACGTACCTCGTCGTGAATTTCTTGAAGCGCGCCGAGCAAGAAGATCACTTCGATCGCGGCACGAAGTTCAATCCGTTCGGCTTGAGCGTGGAACGCTAG
- a CDS encoding DUF3105 domain-containing protein, producing the protein MNLKRFVTGLALTLPLVLSACGSRDIQGVKTFDFKSGEHKAGPISYPETPPAGGPHNPTWQNCGVYDRPIYDFLAVHALEHGAVWIAYRPDLASEDVDRLRTLVDGRLKTLLAPYPGLKSPVVITAWNNQLAVDSASDERLKAFLDKYEDGPQTPERGAACTNGSSETR; encoded by the coding sequence GTGAACCTCAAGCGATTCGTGACCGGCCTCGCCTTGACATTGCCGCTCGTGCTCAGTGCGTGCGGCAGTCGCGATATCCAAGGCGTGAAAACCTTCGACTTCAAGAGCGGTGAGCACAAAGCCGGCCCTATCAGCTATCCCGAGACGCCGCCGGCGGGCGGTCCGCACAACCCGACTTGGCAAAACTGCGGCGTGTACGACCGTCCCATTTACGACTTTCTCGCCGTGCACGCCTTGGAGCACGGCGCCGTGTGGATCGCGTACCGCCCCGATCTCGCGAGCGAGGACGTGGACCGCCTGCGCACGCTCGTGGACGGACGCCTCAAGACCCTTCTCGCGCCTTACCCCGGCTTGAAGTCGCCGGTCGTGATCACCGCGTGGAACAACCAACTCGCCGTCGACTCCGCGTCCGACGAGCGCCTCAAGGCATTTCTCGACAAGTACGAGGACGGCCCTCAAACGCCCGAGCGCGGCGCGGCCTGCACGAACGGTTCGTCCGAGACGCGCTGA
- a CDS encoding SIR2 family NAD-dependent protein deacylase, which produces MSDFASRSFDLAAAREALRSARRVAVLTGAGVSAESGIPTFRDAQTGLWARFRPDDLASPSAYARDPLFVWSWYKERYEVCAKASPNEGHVRLAEMERDNAGGVTVVTQNVDGLHVRAGSRNVVEVHGNLTTSRCERCGNVDPLPPPDAFDLPPHCSKCGSRARPNVVWFGETLPELALERAYLAFEEASVALVIGTSSVVYPAAALPEVTLHRGGVLIEINPEETPLSRKAHLSLRATASEGLRALTAEPRTNG; this is translated from the coding sequence GTGAGCGACTTCGCCAGTCGCTCTTTCGATCTCGCCGCCGCCCGCGAAGCTCTGCGCTCTGCCCGCCGCGTCGCCGTCCTCACCGGGGCGGGCGTGAGCGCCGAAAGTGGCATCCCTACCTTTCGCGACGCCCAGACGGGCCTTTGGGCCCGCTTTCGCCCTGACGATCTCGCGTCACCGAGCGCGTATGCCCGCGATCCGCTGTTCGTGTGGTCGTGGTACAAGGAACGCTACGAGGTTTGCGCGAAGGCCTCGCCGAACGAAGGGCACGTTCGCTTGGCCGAGATGGAGCGTGACAACGCGGGCGGCGTCACCGTCGTCACGCAGAACGTGGACGGTCTGCATGTGCGAGCGGGCAGCAGGAACGTCGTGGAAGTGCACGGCAACCTCACCACGAGCCGCTGCGAACGCTGCGGCAACGTCGACCCCCTGCCGCCTCCGGACGCCTTCGACCTTCCACCGCACTGCTCGAAGTGCGGTTCGCGCGCCCGCCCGAACGTCGTGTGGTTCGGCGAGACGCTGCCCGAACTCGCTTTGGAGCGCGCCTACCTCGCCTTCGAGGAAGCGAGCGTCGCCCTCGTGATCGGCACCAGCAGCGTCGTGTATCCCGCCGCCGCCCTGCCCGAAGTCACGCTGCACCGCGGCGGCGTCCTCATCGAAATCAATCCCGAAGAGACGCCCCTGAGCCGCAAAGCGCACCTCAGCCTTCGAGCGACGGCGTCGGAAGGCTTGCGGGCCTTGACCGCCGAACCTCGCACGAACGGGTGA
- a CDS encoding flavin reductase family protein, whose product MSIPPHEFRQTLGRWASGVTIITATSSEGERRGMTASAFLSVSLEPPLILVSVDHKAAMLQALKDTNRFGVSILSAAQRELSNHFARRGGDLEVPWVDFEGLPLIGGAIAQLVCRKEREVEGGDHVLFFGEIEYSRYTDDDPLLYFRGQYHELG is encoded by the coding sequence ATGTCGATTCCTCCTCACGAGTTTCGTCAGACGCTGGGCCGCTGGGCGAGCGGTGTCACGATCATCACCGCGACGTCTTCCGAGGGAGAGCGGCGCGGCATGACCGCCAGCGCATTTCTCAGCGTGTCCTTGGAGCCGCCCCTCATCCTCGTGAGCGTCGACCACAAGGCGGCGATGCTGCAAGCTCTGAAGGACACGAACCGATTCGGCGTGAGCATCCTCTCGGCCGCTCAACGTGAACTCAGCAATCACTTCGCTCGGCGCGGCGGCGACCTCGAAGTCCCGTGGGTGGATTTCGAAGGTCTCCCCCTCATCGGCGGCGCGATCGCGCAGCTCGTCTGCCGCAAGGAACGGGAAGTCGAAGGAGGCGACCACGTCTTGTTCTTCGGCGAGATCGAGTACAGCCGTTACACGGACGACGATCCGCTGCTGTACTTCCGCGGGCAGTACCACGAGTTGGGTTGA